The Chitinophaga sp. Cy-1792 genome contains the following window.
GATGATGGTGATAAATCTACGCTGATCAACAGCGGTACCAATGTGCCACGTATAACCGGGTCGGATGTAAATGGTAACAGCAATCGTTTTACTACACTGTATGTAGAAGATGGTTCCTATATCCGTATTAAAAATGTGCAGCTGGGTTATAACCTGCCGTCGTCACTGTTGCATATGCAATCAGTTATAAAGGCATTGCGTGTATCCCTGGGGGTGCAGAACCTGGCAACTTTCACGAAGTATAAAGGCTATGATCCGGAAGTGGGTGCTTATATCGGAAAAGAATCACAGGTGTCTTCCAACCTGATAGGGGTTGATGGTGGCCGTTATCCGATCACCCGCACCTATTCTGCCAGCATCGCTGTTGATTTTTAATACCGTTTAAAAAAGATAATCATGAAGTCTATATATCATAAAATATCCTTTCTACTCATCGCAGCGGCTGCCGCTATGGCTGGCTGTTCTAAAAGTTTCCTGGTACGTCCGCCGGAAGATGCGATCGTTGATGCTAACTTCTACCAGACTTCCGATCAGATAATGGCTGCTACGGCTCCTTTATACAACGTGGTATGGTTTGCCTATAATGATAAGGCCTCCCATGGTATCGGCGACGGACGTGGTGGTGTACTGATGTCGGGCTCCTATGAGGTAGATAATATCCGGATGCAGACCACCGATGTTACACCGGAGGTTTACAGTGCCTGGAGTGCGTTCTTTAATGTGGTGGCGCAGTCTAACCTGACGATCAACAACATCACTAAATATGCAGGACCGGCAGTACCTGCCAATATTAAAAATCAGGGCATTGCAGAAGGCCGCTTTATGCGCGCTGTTGCCTATTCCTACCTGACTATGAACTGGGGCGCCGTGCCGCTGATCAACAATAACCTGGATTACCTCAACGATACTACGCTGACGCGTAATACGGAAGAATCAGTATGGGAATTCATCATCCGCGATCTTCAGTTTGCAGTGGCTAACCTGCCGTCAACGGTTTCTCAGAAGGGCCGTGTGACCAAATGGTCTGCAGAGGGGATGCTGGCAAGGACCTACCTCATCAGGTCCGGTTTGAACCAGTCCGGTACACGTAAGCAGTCCGACCTCGACAGTGCAGCATTGCTGGCGCAGGATGTTATCAATAACAGCGGTGCTTCGCTGATGGCAAATTATGAAGATCTCTTCATGACAAAAAATAACAACAACTCCGAAAGCCTTTTCTCGCTGCAATGGAAATATGATGGCGACTGGGGATCACAAAACAGTGTGCAGGCCTATCTCGCCTATGGCGGTGAAATCACCAGCTTTGGTGATGGATGGGGAGGAGATATCGGGGCTTCGTTGGACCAGCTGAATTTGTATTCACTGAATGATAAACGCCGTAAGGCTACGTTTATGCTGCCGGGTGATCACTATTCCTATATCCATCAGGCGGTAGATGATCCGAACAGCCCGGGTAAGAAAATTATCCAGGAGTTGCAGGTGCCTGAAAACCAGACAGGCTACAGTGCAAGGGCATGGGTGAAGAAATATGTGGTGGGCCGTCCGGAAGATAATGACGGTAAAGTACAGTTTATGCGTACAGAGGTTTGTACTTATATGATGCGGCTGGCAGAAGTTTACCTGATCTATGCTGAGGCGGTATTGGGCAACCAGGCTTCCACCTCAGATGCCGTGGCTGTGAAATATTTCAACGCGGTACACAAAAGAGCAGGTTTACAGGAAGTTACAAGTCTGACCTGGGATAATATTTATAAAGAGAGAAGATTGGAATTTGGTATGGAAGGAGTGGCGTGGTATGACCTGGTGCGACTGCATTACTATAATCCGACCAAAGCATTGAGCATGATTGCATCGCAGGACAAGGGTACTTACCGTATCGTTCCAAATGCGCTGACGAATGCTACCACCTGGACGATTACCAGTGATCAGCCTACGACTTACCCGGTATCTGAAAGCAACTTCCGTCTGCCACTGCCTGCACAGGAACTGAGTCAGGCGCCTAATCTGCGTAAAACGCCGGTGCCTTACAAATTTTAATCTTTCTAAAACACAACCGTATGTCTTATCATCCTAAGAAAATATATAAAGGAGTGAGCAAAGTCATGACAGGATTGTTTTTTGCAACACTCCTGCTGCTGGGCTCCTGCAAAAAAGACAATGACGTTGCCGGTCCGCCGGTGATTACTAAAATTACCCTGCTCGATTCTACCAAAACCGACAGCACATTTGTGACGGCATTGCCCGGAACCTTGCTGTTGGTGACCGGTAGTAACCTTGCCGGCCTTACATCCGTTAAATTTAATGGTCAGGATGCCTATTTTAATCCCACGTATAATACCAATACACACCTGATCATCACCATTCCGGGTAATGCGCCCACAGAGGCTACTGACCCGAATGTGCCAAACACAATTACTTTTACGACCGGTCATGGTGTCACCACTTATACCTTTAAGCTGATCGTGCCACCACCTTCCATCACGGCTATTTCCAATGAAAATGCATTGGCGGGCGACTCTGTCTATATCTATGGTTCCAGCCTGTACCTGATCGAAAAAATAGGATTGCCGGGTGGCAGAACCGTTACTGATGTAGTAACAACACCGGCAGGTACCTATGTTGGTTTTGTAATGCCTGACCTGGCAGATGATACAGGCCGCCTGGTATTATATGGAAAGCTGGGGACAGCTACGTCAGACGGGCCTTTAAACGATCATCAGAGTGGTGATGTGATCAGTAACCTCACC
Protein-coding sequences here:
- a CDS encoding RagB/SusD family nutrient uptake outer membrane protein; the encoded protein is MKSIYHKISFLLIAAAAAMAGCSKSFLVRPPEDAIVDANFYQTSDQIMAATAPLYNVVWFAYNDKASHGIGDGRGGVLMSGSYEVDNIRMQTTDVTPEVYSAWSAFFNVVAQSNLTINNITKYAGPAVPANIKNQGIAEGRFMRAVAYSYLTMNWGAVPLINNNLDYLNDTTLTRNTEESVWEFIIRDLQFAVANLPSTVSQKGRVTKWSAEGMLARTYLIRSGLNQSGTRKQSDLDSAALLAQDVINNSGASLMANYEDLFMTKNNNNSESLFSLQWKYDGDWGSQNSVQAYLAYGGEITSFGDGWGGDIGASLDQLNLYSLNDKRRKATFMLPGDHYSYIHQAVDDPNSPGKKIIQELQVPENQTGYSARAWVKKYVVGRPEDNDGKVQFMRTEVCTYMMRLAEVYLIYAEAVLGNQASTSDAVAVKYFNAVHKRAGLQEVTSLTWDNIYKERRLEFGMEGVAWYDLVRLHYYNPTKALSMIASQDKGTYRIVPNALTNATTWTITSDQPTTYPVSESNFRLPLPAQELSQAPNLRKTPVPYKF
- a CDS encoding glycan-binding surface protein; its protein translation is MSYHPKKIYKGVSKVMTGLFFATLLLLGSCKKDNDVAGPPVITKITLLDSTKTDSTFVTALPGTLLLVTGSNLAGLTSVKFNGQDAYFNPTYNTNTHLIITIPGNAPTEATDPNVPNTITFTTGHGVTTYTFKLIVPPPSITAISNENALAGDSVYIYGSSLYLIEKIGLPGGRTVTDVVTTPAGTYVGFVMPDLADDTGRLVLYGKLGTATSDGPLNDHQSGDVISNLTNEGEAGELPVFNWAWWGANRTNDATIFPGTRGYYLQSVFGGVSTNDGAWWTANRGGIFNAVNVIPAAAKTQPAANYALKFEVNTKEPWKAGVNILRFGESYAYRFIPYTNASNKTFDTQNKWQTVTVPLSSFRKADNGVEGTGMPAASVADVLDAGGTVTFTYHIISEADPIDVYNTAYDNFRIVKIK